A region of the Deinococcus budaensis genome:
CTCGGCCGCACTCTGGCCTTCCCACCAGCTCGCCTTGTTGCGGCCATGCAGCCGCAGGTAACCCACGTCGGTGGTCACGTGGACCTGCGGCTCGGGCATCCCGCCGACCGGGGGATAGTCGGGGCTGACCCAGATCAGGCCGTACTCGGCCATGCCCTCGCGGACCTCCGGCTGGTCCCAGGAGGCGTGCCTCAGCTCGACCGCCAGCTCGTGTCCGGCGAAGCGCTCGGCCAGGCCCAGCAGGTACTTGCGGTTCTCGGCGGTGCGGTGAAAGGAGTACGGAAACTGAGCCAGGTACGCGCCCATCACGCCCGCGTCGCGCAGGGGCTGGGGGCTTTGCAGCATCCGGTCGAAGTCGGCACTCTGCGGGGCGCGGTCGTGGGTAAAGACCTTGTTGAGCTTCACCGCAAAGCGGGTGCGCCCACCCGACTTGCGGGCCATCCCCTCGAAAGCCTTGAGGCCGGGAATCGCGTAAAAGGACGAGTTGAGTTCCACGGCGTCGAAAT
Encoded here:
- a CDS encoding DUF72 domain-containing protein, which encodes MRVWIGCGGYTNDEWTAPGLIYDGVKKDAYLDTYARHFDAVELNSSFYAIPGLKAFEGMARKSGGRTRFAVKLNKVFTHDRAPQSADFDRMLQSPQPLRDAGVMGAYLAQFPYSFHRTAENRKYLLGLAERFAGHELAVELRHASWDQPEVREGMAEYGLIWVSPDYPPVGGMPEPQVHVTTDVGYLRLHGRNKASWWEGQSAAERHDYLYTRAEMDEWAEKIALVEGDLSELYVFFQNTTKGHALKNIPMLREALNARGVPVQAPDPGEGEEGRLL